A window of the Candidatus Tectomicrobia bacterium genome harbors these coding sequences:
- a CDS encoding PAS domain S-box protein, with amino-acid sequence MPTPEKTPRPNFRGADSLQELVDVGTRLAGARYGALGVLNERGDAFSRFLTRGISKEMRTAVPFVPADRGLLAAPILDSRPLRTRDILRNPGAGALPENRLPVSNLLALPVLAEKRVLGGLYFAEKIGAAQFRATDIPLMQNFANLAAELIEGLAGPEETGRFLDIFREALETDLACLITDPSRRIVFWNPAARRLFGHAEEEALGRRFEEVLVPPEEFAVWRKSFIPRVLREFMDGKEVRYEAPRLHKDGRRVRVGALLSPVIQVRGGIAAITVIGKYEGISPF; translated from the coding sequence ATGCCTACTCCCGAGAAAACACCCCGTCCCAATTTCCGGGGCGCCGATTCCCTGCAAGAGCTGGTGGACGTGGGGACACGGCTGGCCGGGGCCCGCTACGGCGCCCTCGGCGTGCTGAACGAACGGGGCGACGCCTTCTCCCGCTTCCTCACCCGCGGCATCAGCAAGGAGATGCGGACCGCCGTCCCCTTCGTCCCCGCGGACCGGGGGCTGCTGGCCGCGCCCATCCTGGATTCCCGGCCCTTGCGGACCAGGGACATCCTGCGCAATCCGGGGGCCGGCGCGCTGCCCGAGAACCGCCTGCCGGTGAGCAATCTCCTCGCCCTCCCCGTCCTGGCGGAGAAACGGGTGCTCGGGGGCCTCTACTTCGCGGAGAAGATTGGCGCCGCCCAGTTCCGGGCGACGGACATCCCCCTGATGCAGAACTTCGCGAACCTGGCGGCCGAGCTGATCGAGGGGCTGGCGGGCCCGGAGGAGACGGGGCGCTTTCTCGATATATTCCGGGAAGCCCTGGAGACGGACCTGGCCTGCCTCATCACCGACCCGTCCCGGCGGATCGTCTTCTGGAACCCGGCGGCCCGCCGCCTCTTCGGCCATGCGGAGGAGGAGGCGCTGGGACGGCGTTTCGAGGAGGTGCTGGTCCCGCCGGAGGAGTTCGCGGTGTGGAGGAAAAGCTTCATCCCCCGCGTCCTGCGCGAGTTCATGGACGGCAAGGAGGTCCGCTACGAAGCCCCGCGCCTGCACAAGGACGGCCGGCGGGTCCGGGTCGGCGCCCTGCTTTCCCCCGTCATCCAGGTCCGGGGCGGGATCGCCGCCATCACGGTCATCGGGAAATATGAGGGAATCTCTCCATTTTGA